The sequence ATTGTGGAACCGGACAGCGTCGATCCCTTTTATTCGACTTCTCTCGGGCGCGCGATCACTCTACAACTCACCGATGCGGAATGGGAAACGCTGATTAACCGCACCCGTCTGCTGGCACGAACCACAGAAACCGTGACCGATGTCAAACAGCTCCGCAAAATTCATCAGCAGGCCCAGCAGGACGGTTACTCCGTCGAGCAGGATCAGAACGATGTCGGCGTAACCTGTATCGGTGCCCCCGTCTATCAGCAGGAAAACATCGTCGCCGCCATCAGTCTCAGCGTTCCTACCGCCCGTGCAGATACGAAGGCCTTAAAGCGTTTCATTAAAGCCGTACTGCGAACGGCCGAACAGATTTCTCAAAAACTCGATTTCAACAGATGAGCACACCATGAATGATCCGACCCCTGAAACAATCACGCTGGATATGATGCGGGAATCCCTCTATTCGGCCATCGTCTGTGATGCCCTGGATTCCATCGGCCTGACCAACCAGTCTCCACGCAAGGAACTTTTTCCGATGACGGTTGAGGATGTCGTCGTGGGCCGCTGCAAAACCAGCCTCTGGGCCGACATGTACCATGCGGATCCCAGCCCTTACGAACTGGAACTCAAAGGTGTCGACTCCATTAACGCGGATGAAATCTTCATCGCCGCGGCCAGCGGTTCGATGCGGTCGGGCATCTGGGGCGAACTCCTCTCCACCGCCGTGAAACACCGGGGCTGCTGCGGAGCGATCATTGATGGCGCCGTCCGCGATGTCCGTCAGATGCGGGAAATGTCCTTCCCCGTGTGGGCCGTCGGCACATCCCCTTATGACAGTAAAGACCGTCAGCGGATTATTGACCTCGACATTCCGGTCGAGATCGGCGGCGTGGTCTTCTCCCCCGGTGACCTGGTGATCGCCGACGTGGATGGCATTGTGGTCGTCCCTCAGGAAGTCGAAGACAAAGTCATTCGTCTCGCCTGGCAGAAGGTACACGAAGAAAACACGTTCCGTGACAGCATCAAGGCCGGCATGTCCGCCACCGAAGCCTTCGCCAAATACGGCATACTTTGAACGACGACCGTTACGATTCCGGATTCCACCACTGGTTCAGCAGCTCGCGTAATGTTTGCTGCGGGACTTTGAATTGGGGATCGTCGATCAGGTTATTGGTTTCAGCCGGATCTTTGACCACATCATACAGCACATCTCCATTGGTATAATTATTCCAGGTTTTGCCTTGTGCGTTCGCGTTGTGTGACGTGATGAGCTTGAGATTTCCCTGTCGCACCCAGCGATGGGCGACATCCCGTTCCGGATGTTTGAGGGAACTCGCATCGCCTGGAAAAATCGCCCCATACACGGCGCGGTCAGCTGGTAATGCTGCTTTGCCTTCCGCAGCCGGTAACAGGTTTACGCCGGGCAGTCGCTGTGCATCTTTTTTAAGGCCGGCCGCGTTGAGCAAGGTCGGCACCACATCGATGCTGCTGACCAGTTCTGTGAGTGTCGCAGGCTGGGTCACGCCATCCCAGCGGATCAGGATCGGCGAGCGCAGTCCGTCTTCAAACGGAGATCGTTTGCTGGCTTTCGTGTGATGATAATTTTCTCGTGGCTGCATTGGTCGCTCACCTGGTGTCCAGCCGTTGTCGATCACGAACAGAAACAACGTGTTTTTAACGTCCGCTTCTTTTTCGACGAAGTGGACTAAATCTCCGACTGTATCATCGAACTCCGTGCAGCTGGCATAATAGGCGATTTCGTTTTTCTTCACGCCCGGTTGATCGCGATAAAGATCGAAATACTTCTGAGGGGAATCGTGGGGCTGATGCGGCAGGTACGGGGCGTACCAGACCAGCCAGGGGGTGGAGTCTTTTTCGCAGTCTTTCACGAAATCATAGATTGGCTGCATCGTCTCGCGACCGATCTTGAGGCCCCAGTCTCCATTACCGTGAGCCGCAAGGGTGCCGTTCGCCAGCTTGCGATTCCCGCCAAAGGTCTGTCCCGGGACCGGTTCAAAAATCGTCATCCCCTCCGTAAACCCGGCATTGCGGTAATGGCCTTCCCAGAACTTCCCGGTCTGCAGGCAACGATAGCCGTGGGCCGCGAGCAGTCGCGGCAGTGTATCGACGGATTGAATCAGTTTAAAGGCCCGACTGCGGATCTGTTCGTATTCCTCCCGGGAGGTCATCGCGTTAAAGGCACGATTGCCCGGTGGAGGATGATTGTAATGAATGCCGCTCTGATGCGGGTAGAGGCCGGTCAGCAATGTCGCCAGCGAGGGGCTGCAGACGCTCGTGGGTAGATAGCCGTTGACAAACCGGGCCGACTGGGCTGCCAGCTGGTCAATCTGGGGCGTTTTGATCTGCCTGTTTCCCATGAACCCGAAATCGCGATAGGTCTGATCGTCGGAAATGATCATCACAATATTCGGGCGTCGGGAGTCTTCCGCCAGCGATGTCCGGCAGCAAGTGAAGCCGCCGAGCGTCACCAGCAGGCAGTACAGGAATGCCTGAATTCTCAATTCAATCAAACGTGGCATGGTTCTCAAATCCCCCTACACCTCAAACGCATGAATTGCTACAGTAAGCCCAGCATAGTCGCTGAGTCGACGTCTGTCATTCCGGATTTGCGTTTCTGGTTTCTGCTTTAGCATCCGTATCCCGGAACTCGGCCTCTGTGAAGAATCCAATAATTAAGAACGGACCCGAAAAGTTAAGAAAACAGCGATTACAAATCGAATCGGACAGGGTAACATAGCATCTGCCATGGAAGAATGTCCCGGGCTGACACATTCCCTCCCTGGTTCTTTTCTCCCGTTCAGTTCAGGAAGATAACCACGCATTTCAGGTTTCAGAAAAGGAAAGCATCCGTGAGCATTGATCCCATGACCTATCAGCCGGGTGGCGATAAAAAGAATTCTGAGTTTTTCGAAGAATACCGGATGAAAATCTTCGAACGCCGCAAATCCAGCGGGATCGAAGATCTGCTCGGAACGATGCGGGGGATCGTCCTGCAGGTCGAAACCGGAGAAGTGCTGCCTTACCTGCATGAGCTTTACCTGATGGGGCCCTACCGTTTTTCCGCGGCCTTCAAGAATAATACACACAACGTCTACGTGCTCACCTCGCACCCCGATTACCCGCGGCTGTTCGTTCTGGAGCCACGTGACAAGGATTACGCCGACGAAATCACCATGTTCAATCGGCTGTATCCGCTCTCCAGCAAAAAGCCCAATGCCCGCTACATCGGCGAGATCTTCAGTACTAAAGATGTGAACGA comes from Gimesia chilikensis and encodes:
- a CDS encoding IclR family transcriptional regulator; this encodes MPATKEASSLGKAFQVLEVLATAAGPRALLEIVQDLGLHKPTVHRILGELVDLGYVSRVEKGVYEITPKLRRLASGELEDRLIEIADPCLRELHTETGETVNLGVLRGANVRYLRVLESTHPLRRIVEPDSVDPFYSTSLGRAITLQLTDAEWETLINRTRLLARTTETVTDVKQLRKIHQQAQQDGYSVEQDQNDVGVTCIGAPVYQQENIVAAISLSVPTARADTKALKRFIKAVLRTAEQISQKLDFNR
- a CDS encoding RraA family protein, with product MNDPTPETITLDMMRESLYSAIVCDALDSIGLTNQSPRKELFPMTVEDVVVGRCKTSLWADMYHADPSPYELELKGVDSINADEIFIAAASGSMRSGIWGELLSTAVKHRGCCGAIIDGAVRDVRQMREMSFPVWAVGTSPYDSKDRQRIIDLDIPVEIGGVVFSPGDLVIADVDGIVVVPQEVEDKVIRLAWQKVHEENTFRDSIKAGMSATEAFAKYGIL
- a CDS encoding sulfatase-like hydrolase/transferase, coding for MPRLIELRIQAFLYCLLVTLGGFTCCRTSLAEDSRRPNIVMIISDDQTYRDFGFMGNRQIKTPQIDQLAAQSARFVNGYLPTSVCSPSLATLLTGLYPHQSGIHYNHPPPGNRAFNAMTSREEYEQIRSRAFKLIQSVDTLPRLLAAHGYRCLQTGKFWEGHYRNAGFTEGMTIFEPVPGQTFGGNRKLANGTLAAHGNGDWGLKIGRETMQPIYDFVKDCEKDSTPWLVWYAPYLPHQPHDSPQKYFDLYRDQPGVKKNEIAYYASCTEFDDTVGDLVHFVEKEADVKNTLFLFVIDNGWTPGERPMQPRENYHHTKASKRSPFEDGLRSPILIRWDGVTQPATLTELVSSIDVVPTLLNAAGLKKDAQRLPGVNLLPAAEGKAALPADRAVYGAIFPGDASSLKHPERDVAHRWVRQGNLKLITSHNANAQGKTWNNYTNGDVLYDVVKDPAETNNLIDDPQFKVPQQTLRELLNQWWNPES